A section of the Mesobacillus jeotgali genome encodes:
- a CDS encoding YtpI family protein yields MPILVLLIVLSFVFYIFYKIKYVRSKRPAERSWLSAKSSIALGLFVALFGINQLFLFQTTVTYIVGAIFIVIGSLSVWGGIKAYKFYLPHAVKEAREN; encoded by the coding sequence ATGCCTATTCTCGTATTATTGATTGTTCTTTCATTTGTCTTCTATATCTTTTACAAGATTAAATATGTCCGCAGCAAAAGGCCTGCTGAGCGAAGCTGGCTTTCTGCAAAATCGAGCATTGCCCTTGGACTTTTCGTCGCATTGTTCGGGATTAACCAGTTATTCCTTTTCCAGACGACTGTCACCTACATCGTGGGTGCTATATTCATTGTCATAGGTTCATTGAGTGTTTGGGGCGGAATCAAAGCCTATAAATTCTATCTTCCTCATGCCGTGAAGGAAGCCCGGGAAAATTAA
- a CDS encoding DRTGG domain-containing protein translates to MATKHEQILQYIDELPIGEKISVRQIAKALNVSEGTAYRAIKDSENKGYVSTIERVGTIRIERKKKENIEKLTFAEVVNIVDGQVLGGRAGLHKTLNKFVIGAMKLEAMMRYTGAGNLLIVGNRDKAHEQALKAGAAVLVTGGFDTEDHVKKLADELQLPIISSSYDTFTVATMINRAIYDQLIKKEIILVEDILTPVSETVFLKANDRVSDWYRHKDETLHSRFPVVDQNMKVIGMITSKDVMGHEQETLIDKIMTKSPMTVSGSTSVASSSHMMVWEGIEVLPVVDDGNRLQGIVSRQDVLKALQMIQRQPQVGETLDDTVTNQLVLAKGKNKDEEIFRCQVTPQMTNHLGTISYGVFTTIVTEAANRVLRGYKKGDLVVENMTIYFIKPVQIDSVIEIYPKVLEVGRKFGKVDIEAFNEGILVGKAMMMCQLIDRH, encoded by the coding sequence TTGGCAACTAAGCATGAACAAATACTTCAATATATTGATGAATTGCCAATAGGTGAGAAAATATCGGTACGCCAAATCGCCAAGGCGCTTAACGTAAGCGAAGGAACTGCATACAGAGCCATAAAGGATTCGGAAAATAAAGGATATGTAAGCACGATTGAACGTGTAGGAACCATCAGGATTGAGCGCAAGAAGAAAGAAAATATTGAAAAACTAACGTTCGCAGAGGTCGTCAATATCGTTGATGGACAGGTACTTGGCGGCCGTGCAGGACTTCATAAAACATTAAATAAATTTGTCATCGGGGCAATGAAGCTGGAAGCGATGATGCGATATACGGGTGCAGGCAACCTGCTGATTGTCGGGAACCGCGACAAAGCGCATGAACAAGCATTAAAGGCGGGTGCCGCTGTCTTGGTGACAGGTGGGTTCGATACAGAAGACCATGTCAAAAAGCTGGCAGATGAATTGCAGCTGCCGATTATTTCAAGCAGCTATGATACTTTTACAGTGGCGACGATGATCAACCGTGCGATTTACGATCAGTTAATCAAAAAGGAGATCATTCTAGTCGAGGATATCCTGACACCGGTGTCCGAAACGGTTTTTCTAAAAGCAAATGACCGTGTATCAGATTGGTACCGCCATAAGGATGAAACCCTGCACAGCCGTTTCCCCGTTGTTGACCAGAATATGAAAGTAATCGGGATGATTACTTCCAAGGATGTTATGGGCCATGAGCAGGAAACTTTGATTGATAAAATTATGACAAAGAGTCCGATGACTGTCAGTGGTTCGACGAGCGTGGCTTCATCATCCCACATGATGGTGTGGGAAGGAATTGAGGTCCTTCCGGTTGTTGATGACGGTAACAGGCTTCAGGGGATTGTCAGCAGACAAGATGTGTTAAAGGCCCTTCAAATGATCCAGCGCCAACCGCAGGTAGGTGAGACCCTGGACGATACAGTGACCAACCAGCTAGTACTGGCAAAAGGAAAAAACAAAGATGAAGAAATTTTCCGCTGCCAGGTGACTCCGCAGATGACAAATCACCTCGGAACTATTTCGTATGGCGTATTCACGACAATTGTCACCGAAGCAGCGAACAGGGTGCTCAGAGGCTATAAAAAAGGTGATTTGGTAGTCGAAAACATGACCATTTATTTTATCAAGCCAGTCCAGATTGACAGTGTCATAGAGATTTATCCGAAGGTGCTCGAAGTAGGAAGGAAGTTTGGAAAAGTCGATATCGAAGCCTTCAATGAAGGTATTTTAGTAGGCAAGGCGATGATGATGTGCCAGCTGATTGACAGGCATTAA
- a CDS encoding metal-dependent hydrolase has protein sequence MKVSYHGHSVVKIETNGKTILIDPFITGNDLTDLKVEDVKPDVIILTHAHGDHLGDTVELAKKHDALVIANFEVATYLSWKGLNTHGMSIGGAYEFDFGKVKMTQAFHGTGMISDNNEIIYGGMPAGILFMAEGKTVFHAGDTGLFSDMKLIGERHPIDLAFLPIGDNFTMGPEDAALAAEFLKAKQVVPIHFNTFPPIKQDPQAFVKMLKNNQGRVLEAGEAIEL, from the coding sequence ATGAAAGTATCTTATCACGGCCATTCTGTTGTTAAAATCGAAACAAATGGGAAAACAATCCTGATTGATCCATTCATCACAGGCAATGACCTGACGGATCTGAAGGTGGAGGATGTTAAGCCGGATGTCATTATCCTCACCCATGCACATGGAGACCACCTCGGGGATACGGTCGAACTGGCAAAAAAACACGACGCTCTTGTAATCGCCAATTTCGAAGTCGCTACATATTTAAGCTGGAAGGGCTTGAACACACATGGTATGTCGATTGGCGGGGCTTATGAATTTGATTTTGGAAAGGTCAAAATGACACAGGCTTTTCATGGAACGGGCATGATCAGTGATAACAATGAGATCATTTATGGTGGCATGCCTGCAGGAATCTTGTTCATGGCTGAAGGAAAAACAGTGTTCCATGCAGGTGACACAGGTCTATTTTCTGATATGAAGCTGATCGGGGAAAGACATCCAATAGACCTGGCATTCCTGCCAATTGGGGACAATTTTACAATGGGACCTGAAGATGCTGCATTGGCTGCAGAATTCCTGAAGGCGAAGCAAGTTGTGCCAATCCATTTCAACACATTCCCGCCAATTAAACAGGATCCACAAGCTTTTGTAAAAATGCTAAAGAATAACCAGGGCCGTGTCCTTGAAGCAGGAGAGGCTATCGAATTGTAA
- a CDS encoding M24 family metallopeptidase, with translation MTERLAALSGWMKDNGVDVTFVTSPDNVFYLSGFLSDPHERLLAVAVFQDAEPFMICPAMDKENAKNAGWALEIIGYSDTEDSMELAFNAMKKRVSFIKKIAIEKEQLNVERYEKIAGLSDGSEFVSAEEKLRLMRMVKTEEELQRLRKACELADFAIETGVSEIKEGKTELDVLAAIEYELKKKGVTEMSFSTMVLTGKNAAAPHGTPGLTKIKKGDLVLFDLGVVMDGYCSDITRTVAYGEITKQQEEIYNTVLKAQLKSLETARAGVSCSEVDLAARNVIEEAGYGDYFPHRLGHGLGVSVHEYPSLTSTNPLLLEKGMVFTAEPGIYVPGVAGVRIEDDVVITESGIEILTKYTKELVFVS, from the coding sequence ATGACTGAAAGATTGGCTGCGTTATCAGGATGGATGAAAGACAATGGTGTTGATGTCACTTTTGTTACATCTCCAGATAATGTCTTTTATTTAAGCGGTTTTTTAAGTGACCCGCATGAAAGATTGCTGGCGGTTGCGGTATTCCAGGATGCCGAGCCTTTCATGATTTGCCCGGCTATGGATAAGGAAAATGCCAAGAATGCCGGATGGGCACTTGAAATCATTGGCTACAGCGATACTGAGGATTCAATGGAACTTGCCTTCAATGCGATGAAGAAGCGTGTTTCTTTCATCAAGAAGATCGCGATTGAGAAAGAACAGCTGAATGTCGAGCGCTATGAAAAGATCGCCGGACTATCAGACGGTTCTGAATTTGTCTCTGCAGAAGAAAAACTGCGCCTGATGCGTATGGTGAAAACCGAGGAAGAATTGCAAAGGCTTAGAAAAGCTTGTGAGCTGGCTGATTTTGCCATTGAAACAGGAGTAAGCGAAATCAAAGAAGGCAAAACAGAGCTGGATGTCCTTGCTGCGATTGAGTATGAGTTGAAGAAAAAAGGCGTAACCGAAATGTCCTTTTCAACAATGGTCCTTACTGGCAAGAATGCAGCAGCCCCACACGGTACACCAGGACTGACTAAAATCAAAAAAGGCGACCTAGTGCTGTTTGACCTTGGCGTCGTGATGGATGGCTATTGCTCTGATATCACAAGGACGGTAGCATATGGCGAGATTACCAAACAGCAGGAAGAAATCTATAACACCGTCTTGAAGGCACAGTTGAAGTCTCTTGAAACTGCACGTGCTGGAGTGTCATGTTCAGAGGTTGACCTCGCAGCAAGGAATGTGATTGAAGAAGCAGGATATGGCGACTACTTCCCACACCGTCTTGGACACGGACTTGGCGTCAGTGTCCATGAATACCCGTCATTAACAAGCACGAATCCGTTATTGCTGGAAAAGGGAATGGTATTCACAGCAGAACCTGGAATTTATGTACCAGGCGTGGCAGGTGTAAGGATTGAAGATGACGTGGTCATCACCGAGAGTGGAATTGAAATTTTGACGAAGTACACTAAAGAATTAGTCTTTGTGTCGTAA
- the queF gene encoding preQ(1) synthase, giving the protein MAGRKEEEMNDLTLLGNQGTKYLFEYSPEILETFENKHPYRDYFVKFNTPEFTSLCPITGQPDFASIYISYIPDHLMVESKSLKLYLFSFRNHGDFHEDCMNIIMNDLIKLMDPRYIEVWGKFTPRGGISIDPYTNYGKPGTKYEEMANYRMMNHDMYPEKVDNR; this is encoded by the coding sequence ATGGCTGGAAGAAAAGAAGAGGAAATGAATGATTTAACTTTGCTAGGCAACCAGGGGACCAAATACCTGTTTGAATACAGTCCTGAAATTTTGGAAACGTTTGAAAATAAACATCCATACAGAGATTATTTTGTTAAATTCAATACCCCTGAGTTTACGAGCCTGTGTCCAATCACCGGACAGCCGGATTTTGCATCGATTTATATCAGCTATATTCCTGATCATCTGATGGTCGAGAGCAAATCATTGAAACTGTATCTGTTCAGCTTCAGGAACCACGGTGATTTTCACGAGGATTGCATGAACATCATCATGAACGATCTGATTAAGCTGATGGATCCAAGATATATCGAGGTCTGGGGAAAATTCACGCCAAGGGGCGGAATCTCAATTGATCCTTATACAAACTATGGCAAGCCAGGAACCAAGTATGAGGAAATGGCAAACTACCGGATGATGAATCACGATATGTATCCGGAAAAAGTGGATAATCGCTAA
- the deoC gene encoding deoxyribose-phosphate aldolase, which yields MTKDLAGMIDHTLLKANATEAEIVKLAEEAKEYKFASVCVNPTWVKTAAEILKDAEGVKVCTVIGFPLGATTSETKAFETKNAIENGATEVDMVINIGALKDKQYDLVEKDIKAVVDAAKGKALTKVIIETCLLTDEEKEMACKLSVNAGADFVKTSTGFSTGGATVEDIALMRKTVGPDLGVKASGGVRSLEDAQKMIEAGATRIGASSGVAIVNGLSSESSY from the coding sequence ATGACTAAAGATTTAGCAGGTATGATTGACCACACATTGCTTAAAGCAAATGCTACCGAAGCAGAGATTGTAAAGCTGGCCGAGGAAGCAAAAGAATATAAATTCGCTTCTGTCTGTGTTAACCCAACATGGGTAAAAACTGCTGCTGAAATTCTTAAGGATGCTGAAGGTGTAAAAGTTTGTACAGTAATCGGCTTCCCTCTTGGAGCTACTACTTCTGAAACAAAGGCATTCGAAACTAAAAATGCAATTGAAAATGGCGCGACTGAAGTCGACATGGTTATCAACATTGGTGCATTGAAGGATAAGCAGTACGACTTGGTCGAAAAAGATATCAAAGCAGTTGTTGATGCTGCCAAAGGCAAAGCATTGACTAAGGTGATCATCGAGACTTGCCTGCTTACAGACGAAGAGAAAGAAATGGCTTGCAAGCTTTCCGTGAATGCAGGAGCTGATTTTGTTAAGACATCTACAGGTTTCTCAACAGGAGGTGCCACAGTAGAGGACATCGCTTTGATGAGAAAAACAGTGGGTCCTGATTTGGGCGTAAAAGCTTCCGGCGGCGTAAGAAGCCTTGAGGATGCACAGAAAATGATCGAGGCAGGGGCTACAAGAATTGGCGCCAGCTCTGGCGTAGCGATCGTCAATGGACTGTCTTCTGAATCTTCATACTAA
- a CDS encoding cytidine deaminase, whose protein sequence is MDKKTLVEKAIEARSTAYVPYSKFQVGAAIITSNDHVYLGCNIENASFGLTNCAERTAIFKAVSEGDTEIKAIAVVADTEGPVSPCGACRQVIAEFATENTKIYLSNLNGDVKETTIDEILPGYFTSKDMEKVDQSKKMV, encoded by the coding sequence ATGGATAAAAAAACGCTTGTTGAGAAAGCGATTGAAGCAAGAAGCACAGCATACGTTCCATATTCTAAATTTCAGGTTGGCGCTGCCATCATTACTAGCAATGATCATGTTTATCTTGGCTGCAATATCGAAAATGCATCTTTCGGCCTGACGAACTGTGCTGAAAGAACAGCTATTTTCAAGGCCGTTTCAGAAGGCGATACTGAAATCAAAGCGATTGCAGTTGTTGCGGATACAGAAGGTCCTGTTTCTCCTTGCGGTGCTTGCCGCCAGGTTATTGCAGAATTCGCAACTGAAAATACAAAGATTTATCTCTCCAACCTTAATGGAGATGTGAAGGAAACAACAATCGATGAAATCCTTCCTGGTTATTTCACATCAAAGGATATGGAAAAAGTCGATCAGTCTAAAAAGATGGTTTAA
- a CDS encoding AmiS/UreI family transporter, giving the protein MGDAGLLLSGAALFLNSLMLMGKANAKSVAVFNLFIGAMQVIVPFYLIVASDQNNWTIYSLASIFLFGFTYLYVGMTLLKDLDVSGLGWYSLWVAVLALIYAFVAYVHFEDIVSTLTWLMWAYLWFLFFLSMGMNKKIDAYIGKVAMVQSWLTLTFPALLSMTGLWKTDQVTSAWIYFSIAAFMYFAYITIKLKKTPSRTGEYA; this is encoded by the coding sequence ATGGGAGACGCAGGTTTATTATTATCAGGCGCAGCACTTTTCCTGAACAGCTTAATGCTTATGGGAAAAGCCAATGCGAAAAGCGTAGCAGTATTCAATTTATTTATCGGGGCCATGCAGGTAATCGTACCATTTTATTTAATCGTTGCCTCTGACCAGAACAACTGGACCATATACAGCCTTGCAAGCATCTTTCTCTTTGGCTTCACTTATTTATATGTTGGCATGACTCTGTTAAAAGATCTTGATGTAAGCGGATTAGGATGGTATTCCCTTTGGGTTGCTGTCCTTGCACTTATCTACGCTTTCGTTGCTTATGTCCATTTTGAAGACATCGTCAGCACTCTTACATGGCTGATGTGGGCTTATCTCTGGTTCCTATTCTTCCTGTCGATGGGAATGAACAAGAAGATCGATGCCTATATTGGCAAGGTCGCGATGGTCCAGTCATGGCTGACCTTGACCTTCCCAGCTTTGCTGTCAATGACTGGCTTATGGAAAACAGACCAGGTTACTAGCGCATGGATTTACTTCTCGATTGCTGCTTTTATGTATTTTGCTTATATTACAATAAAGCTAAAGAAAACACCTTCCCGAACCGGGGAATATGCGTAA
- a CDS encoding manganese-dependent inorganic pyrophosphatase, translating into MEKVLVFGHKNPDTDTICSAIAYANLKKKLGVDAEAVRLGQVNGETQYALDYFKAEAPRLAGRVSEEVDKVILVDHNERQQSAEDITEVQIVEVIDHHRVANFETSDPLYFRVEPVGCTATILNKMYKENNVEIDKDIAGLMLSAIISDSLLFKSPTCTDQDVAAARELAEIAGVDAEEYGLDMLKAGADLSSKTIEELISLDAKEFQMGDSKVEIAQVNTVDVNDVLLRKVELEEALINKVTEKKLGLFLLVITDILTNDSAALAVGEKAAAVEEAFNVKLENNTATLKGVVSRKKQVVPVLTNVLAK; encoded by the coding sequence ATGGAAAAAGTTCTTGTTTTTGGCCATAAAAATCCTGATACAGATACAATCTGCTCTGCGATTGCTTATGCGAATCTAAAGAAAAAGCTCGGTGTGGATGCGGAAGCAGTTCGCCTGGGCCAGGTCAATGGGGAAACTCAATATGCATTAGATTATTTCAAGGCTGAGGCACCACGCCTTGCTGGCAGGGTTTCTGAAGAAGTGGACAAGGTCATCCTTGTTGATCATAACGAACGTCAGCAGAGTGCTGAAGATATAACTGAAGTGCAAATCGTGGAAGTGATTGACCACCACCGTGTGGCTAATTTCGAAACAAGCGATCCACTTTATTTCCGAGTCGAGCCAGTAGGCTGCACTGCAACAATCCTGAACAAGATGTACAAGGAAAATAATGTTGAAATTGATAAAGATATTGCAGGTCTTATGCTTTCAGCAATCATTTCCGATTCCTTGCTGTTCAAATCGCCAACTTGCACAGATCAGGACGTGGCTGCTGCACGTGAACTGGCTGAAATTGCCGGAGTGGATGCTGAGGAATACGGCCTTGACATGCTGAAGGCTGGTGCTGACCTCAGCAGCAAAACAATTGAGGAACTTATTTCTCTTGATGCAAAGGAATTCCAGATGGGAGATTCCAAAGTTGAAATCGCGCAGGTAAACACAGTTGATGTGAATGATGTTCTTTTACGCAAGGTAGAGCTTGAAGAAGCATTGATCAATAAAGTGACAGAAAAGAAACTTGGTTTATTCTTATTGGTGATCACTGATATCTTGACGAATGATTCAGCTGCGCTTGCGGTTGGTGAGAAAGCTGCTGCGGTCGAAGAAGCATTCAATGTAAAACTTGAAAATAACACTGCGACCTTAAAAGGTGTTGTATCACGAAAGAAGCAAGTCGTTCCAGTATTGACAAATGTGCTTGCGAAGTAA